Proteins from a genomic interval of Pseudomonadota bacterium:
- a CDS encoding AAA family ATPase — protein MIVLTGGPCSGKSSSLAYLTEKLSDNGFMIFVIPETATLITNSGIDRRKMDKSKQVVVYEEAILDMQLAFEETYKQTVMRVFPERKKVILLDRGIMDIKAFMPDDDFKEIIKRKRLSEVKLRDRYNGVIHLVTAADGAPEYYTGDNNPARIETPEEAINIDQRIRESWLGHPHFKIIDNTTDFEGKISRAFSAISHLLGLPAPLQITERFLVKNVQYEKIPAHQIIQIEQMYLHSKNKHEEIRIRKRGQNGSYLYFLSRRTAIKEEGLITEQEYLHLTKLIDPKTDVIVKERTCFLWNNQHFEIDRYKGRHEGATVLKIEPIETIKKEAKIHIPPFIKVDGNITGNPLYDERYMAIKQKKK, from the coding sequence ATGATTGTTCTCACAGGAGGCCCCTGTTCCGGTAAAAGTTCTTCGTTGGCATACCTAACGGAAAAATTGTCGGATAACGGTTTTATGATATTTGTCATCCCGGAAACAGCGACTCTAATCACGAATAGCGGGATAGACCGACGTAAGATGGATAAATCGAAACAAGTGGTAGTATATGAAGAAGCTATCCTCGATATGCAGCTTGCCTTTGAAGAAACCTATAAACAAACAGTGATGCGGGTCTTCCCGGAACGCAAAAAGGTTATCCTCCTCGACAGGGGGATCATGGACATCAAAGCCTTTATGCCCGATGATGATTTTAAAGAGATAATCAAGAGGAAGAGGCTGAGTGAGGTCAAACTGAGAGACAGGTACAACGGGGTTATTCATCTCGTTACCGCAGCAGATGGGGCGCCTGAGTACTATACAGGAGACAATAATCCTGCAAGAATTGAAACACCTGAAGAAGCTATAAATATTGATCAAAGGATACGTGAGAGCTGGCTTGGCCATCCACATTTTAAGATTATAGACAACACGACCGATTTTGAGGGCAAGATCAGCAGAGCCTTTTCTGCAATTTCTCATTTGCTTGGTCTCCCGGCGCCCCTTCAGATAACAGAAAGGTTCCTTGTTAAAAATGTCCAATACGAAAAAATACCTGCTCACCAGATAATACAGATAGAGCAGATGTACCTGCACTCAAAAAATAAGCACGAAGAGATCAGGATTAGAAAACGCGGACAAAACGGGTCCTACCTGTATTTTCTTTCAAGAAGAACAGCGATTAAAGAAGAAGGGCTTATAACCGAACAGGAGTATCTTCATCTTACAAAACTCATAGACCCTAAAACCGATGTTATTGTAAAGGAACGTACCTGCTTTTTATGGAACAACCAGCACTTTGAAATCGACAGATACAAGGGCAGGCATGAGGGGGCGACAGTATTAAAAATTGAACCAATTGAAACAATAAAAAAAGAGGCCAAAATACATATACCGCCTTTTATTAAGGTTGATGGTAATATTACCGGCAATCCACTGTATGATGAGCGCTATATGGCAATAAAACAGAAAAAGAAATAA